One stretch of Oncorhynchus clarkii lewisi isolate Uvic-CL-2024 chromosome 3, UVic_Ocla_1.0, whole genome shotgun sequence DNA includes these proteins:
- the LOC139392698 gene encoding neurogenic locus notch homolog protein 1-like isoform X4 — protein MMLVLWTAVLLGLSRWCRAAASPGGDPWAQCPSRQCKATFGDGSCDKECTEPECLRDGFDCLRDKGHCNSGHIHYCRDHYANSYCDQGCESAACGWDGSDCHRHHSPLWAKGTLLLHTHVPLQHGTFSNSSLLWALSTLLQTPLKLRGMVPLDPSKDLFTFNSQQLENLLAQASSDDSNGSLLFLQVDNRPCSSLPYTCFPYAIEAANFLRAATLSTRVSVPSHPELKAIISVRGVGEEIGGREEDPVEEKEETNGATPPWLWAVIGVATGLVLALVLMVVLAIRRVRRRRAEREGGERVRHRSTVTENDSGANVAKAWAQHTPHREQRGRTGREKDRNGIKKKKAKEAEKKRRRDPLGEDAIRLRPLKKDLDIGSDTDFTQSSMEDINRSICDHRTQEQKHYRSPPSHPQSPTQPPLLAPPRGWERNAVPSTQHRTPNQSGSVQWCGPDGSVVLIRAVRSGLDRVVLELLRAGVPVNNTDHTGRSALHWASSVNHLSLTRTLTRYGAAVDLQDNKGETALFLSALHGCYDTARFLLLNGANQDLSDRRGRRALDVAREGMHHQVLELLLAHRVQRGPIPMEQANDMLWDERALLYSQWVNSPGLPGRSASFSGVIGHRDTSSPPPSDWSMGRVQCPSPQNWRPQLNQSVTALVTPRIMGRPPRPISTLQEVTSEDEDRERPQEVPRAATPHFLLPQPAPRQRSFSCTQNAMQRRSSSQQPEPTYVALSEKIANEPIERVIVVPPTDAPTQSNRRSIVDSSDNPNRAAPEIETASFKKADQKARNEKLNNHMPDSKQTAL, from the exons ATGATGCTGGTGCTGTGGACAGCTGTTCTGTTGGGTTTGAGCAGGTGGTGTCGAG CAGCAGCATCTCCCGGTGGTGACCCCTGGGCCCAGTGTCCATCCAGACAGTGTAAGGCCACGTTTGGAGATGGGTCATGTGATAAAGAGTGCACCGAGCCTGAGTGTCTGAGGGACGGGTTCGACTGTCTGAGGGACAAAGGACACTGCAA CTCAGGCCACATCCACTACTGCCGAGACCACTATGCCAACTCTTACTGTGACCAGGGCTGTGAAAGCGCCGCCTGTGGCTGGGACGGGAGTGACTGTCACAGGCACCACAGCCCTCTGTGGGCTAAGGGTACCCTGCTCCTGCACACCCACGTCCCCCTGCAACACGGCACATTTTCCAACAGTTCCCTTCTCTGGGCCCTCAGCACCCTCCTGCAGACGCCCCTCAAATTGCGCGGCATGGTGCCCCTTGACCCCAGCAAGGACCTCTTCACCTTTAATTCCCAGCAGCTCGAGAACCTGCTGGCTCAAGCTTCCTCGGATGACTCAAATGG CTCTCTCCTATTCCTGCAAGTGGATAACAGGCCGTGTTCCAGTCTTCCTTATACCTGTTTCCCGTACGCCATTGAAGCAGCTAACTTCCTGCGGGCTGCTACGTTGTCGACTCGTGTGTCGGTCCCCTCTCACCCAGAATTAAAGGCCATTATTAGTGTAAGAGGGGTTGGGGAGGaaataggggggagagaggaggacccAGTTGAGGAAAAAGAGGAAACTAATG GAGCAACACCTCCATGGCTATGGGCTGTGATTGGCGTGGCAACGGGCCTGGTACTGGCTTTGGTCTTGATGGTTGTCTTGGCGATCAGAAGGGTGAGACGACGACgagcggagagggagggaggagagagggttaggcaCAGATCCACTGTCACTGAGAATGACAGCGGAGCCAATGTGGCCAAGGCATGGGCACAGCACACACCCCACCGAGAGCAGAGgggcaggacagggagagagaaagacaggaatgGGATAAAGAAGAAGAAAGCAAAGGAGGCTGAGAAGAAAAGACGCAGAGATCCACTGGGGGAGGATGCCATTCGACTGCG GCCCCTGAAAAAGGACCTGGATATTGGAAGTGACACTGACTTTACACAGAGCTCTATGGAGGACATCAACAGGTCCATCTGTGACCACCGAACGCAAGAGCAGAAGCACTACCGCAGCCCTCCGAGCCACCCACAATCACCCACACAAC CTCCCCTTTTAGCTCCCCCAAGAGGATGGGAGAGAAATGCTGTCCCGTCTACACAACACAGAACACCCAATCAA tctggttcggttcagtggTGTGGTCCAGATGGGTCAGTTGTCCTGATTCGTGCGGTCCGGAGTGGGCTTGACCGTGTGGTTCTGGAGCTGCTACGAGCTGGGGTGCCGGTCAACAACACCGACCACACTG GGAGATCAGCCCTCCACTGGGCATCCTCAGTTAACCACCTCTCCTTGACAAGAACCCTCACTCGCTACGGTGCTGCTGTGGACCTACAGGACAACAAG GGTGAGACTGCTCTGTTCCTCTCCGCCCTCCACGGTTGCTACGACACCGCCCGGTTCCTGCTCCTAAACGGGGCCAATCAGGATCTGTCTGATCGCAGAGGACGCCGGGCACTGGATGTTGCCCGAGAGGGCATGCATCATCAAGTCCTGGAGCTCCTATTAGCTCACAGGGTTCAGAGAGGGCCTATTCCTATGGAGCAAGCCAATGATATGCTGTGGGATGAGCGTGCCTTGCTGTATAGCCAATGGGTGAATTCCCCTGGGCTCCCTGGGAGAAGTGCCTCCTTCTCTGGTGTCATAGGGCATCGGGATACGTCTTCGCCTCCACCAAG TGATTGGTCAATGGGCAGAGTGCAGTGCCCTTCCCCTCAGAACTGGCGGCCACAGCTCAACCAATCAGTGACCGCACTGGTCACCCCAAGAATCATGGGGCGTCCCCCACGGCCAATCAGCACTCTGCAGGAAGTTACCTCAGAGGACGAAGATCGTGAAAGGCCCCAGGAAGTCCCGAGAGCAGCGACACCGCACTTCCTGTTACCCCAGCCTGCTCCTCGACAGCGGTCCTTCTCCTGTACCCAGAATGCAATGCAGCGTCGCTCCAGTTCACAGCAGCCCGAACCGACTTATGTTGCCTTATCAGAGAAAATTGCCAATGAGCCCATAGAAAGAGTGATCGTAGTCCCTCCTACAGATGCTCCCACCCAATCAAATCGTAGATCAATAGTCGATAGTAGCGATAACCCCAACAGGGCGGCGCCAGAGATTGAAACAGCAAGTTTTAAAAAGGCAGACCAGAAAGCCCGAAATGAGAAGCTAAATAACCACATGCCCGACTCTAAACAAACAGCTTTGTAA
- the LOC139392698 gene encoding neurogenic locus notch homolog protein 1-like isoform X2 encodes MVHAKDTPFIACLACMVPGIVNNECLVVIAAASPGGDPWAQCPSRQCKATFGDGSCDKECTEPECLRDGFDCLRDKGHCNSGHIHYCRDHYANSYCDQGCESAACGWDGSDCHRHHSPLWAKGTLLLHTHVPLQHGTFSNSSLLWALSTLLQTPLKLRGMVPLDPSKDLFTFNSQQLENLLAQASSDDSNGSLLFLQVDNRPCSSLPYTCFPYAIEAANFLRAATLSTRVSVPSHPELKAIISVRGVGEEIGGREEDPVEEKEETNGATPPWLWAVIGVATGLVLALVLMVVLAIRRVRRRRAEREGGERVRHRSTVTENDSGANVAKAWAQHTPHREQRGRTGREKDRNGIKKKKAKEAEKKRRRDPLGEDAIRLRPLKKDLDIGSDTDFTQSSMEDINRSICDHRTQEQKHYRSPPSHPQSPTQPPLLAPPRGWERNAVPSTQHRTPNQSGSVQWCGPDGSVVLIRAVRSGLDRVVLELLRAGVPVNNTDHTGRSALHWASSVNHLSLTRTLTRYGAAVDLQDNKGETALFLSALHGCYDTARFLLLNGANQDLSDRRGRRALDVAREGMHHQVLELLLAHRVQRGPIPMEQANDMLWDERALLYSQWVNSPGLPGRSASFSGVIGHRDTSSPPPSDWSMGRVQCPSPQNWRPQLNQSVTALVTPRIMGRPPRPISTLQEVTSEDEDRERPQEVPRAATPHFLLPQPAPRQRSFSCTQNAMQRRSSSQQPEPTYVALSEKIANEPIERVIVVPPTDAPTQSNRRSIVDSSDNPNRAAPEIETASFKKADQKARNEKLNNHMPDSKQTAL; translated from the exons ATGGTTCATGCCAAGGACACACCTTTCATAGCCTGCCTGGCCTGCATGGTACCAGGCATTGTTAACAATGAATGCTTGGTGGTGATAG CAGCAGCATCTCCCGGTGGTGACCCCTGGGCCCAGTGTCCATCCAGACAGTGTAAGGCCACGTTTGGAGATGGGTCATGTGATAAAGAGTGCACCGAGCCTGAGTGTCTGAGGGACGGGTTCGACTGTCTGAGGGACAAAGGACACTGCAA CTCAGGCCACATCCACTACTGCCGAGACCACTATGCCAACTCTTACTGTGACCAGGGCTGTGAAAGCGCCGCCTGTGGCTGGGACGGGAGTGACTGTCACAGGCACCACAGCCCTCTGTGGGCTAAGGGTACCCTGCTCCTGCACACCCACGTCCCCCTGCAACACGGCACATTTTCCAACAGTTCCCTTCTCTGGGCCCTCAGCACCCTCCTGCAGACGCCCCTCAAATTGCGCGGCATGGTGCCCCTTGACCCCAGCAAGGACCTCTTCACCTTTAATTCCCAGCAGCTCGAGAACCTGCTGGCTCAAGCTTCCTCGGATGACTCAAATGG CTCTCTCCTATTCCTGCAAGTGGATAACAGGCCGTGTTCCAGTCTTCCTTATACCTGTTTCCCGTACGCCATTGAAGCAGCTAACTTCCTGCGGGCTGCTACGTTGTCGACTCGTGTGTCGGTCCCCTCTCACCCAGAATTAAAGGCCATTATTAGTGTAAGAGGGGTTGGGGAGGaaataggggggagagaggaggacccAGTTGAGGAAAAAGAGGAAACTAATG GAGCAACACCTCCATGGCTATGGGCTGTGATTGGCGTGGCAACGGGCCTGGTACTGGCTTTGGTCTTGATGGTTGTCTTGGCGATCAGAAGGGTGAGACGACGACgagcggagagggagggaggagagagggttaggcaCAGATCCACTGTCACTGAGAATGACAGCGGAGCCAATGTGGCCAAGGCATGGGCACAGCACACACCCCACCGAGAGCAGAGgggcaggacagggagagagaaagacaggaatgGGATAAAGAAGAAGAAAGCAAAGGAGGCTGAGAAGAAAAGACGCAGAGATCCACTGGGGGAGGATGCCATTCGACTGCG GCCCCTGAAAAAGGACCTGGATATTGGAAGTGACACTGACTTTACACAGAGCTCTATGGAGGACATCAACAGGTCCATCTGTGACCACCGAACGCAAGAGCAGAAGCACTACCGCAGCCCTCCGAGCCACCCACAATCACCCACACAAC CTCCCCTTTTAGCTCCCCCAAGAGGATGGGAGAGAAATGCTGTCCCGTCTACACAACACAGAACACCCAATCAA tctggttcggttcagtggTGTGGTCCAGATGGGTCAGTTGTCCTGATTCGTGCGGTCCGGAGTGGGCTTGACCGTGTGGTTCTGGAGCTGCTACGAGCTGGGGTGCCGGTCAACAACACCGACCACACTG GGAGATCAGCCCTCCACTGGGCATCCTCAGTTAACCACCTCTCCTTGACAAGAACCCTCACTCGCTACGGTGCTGCTGTGGACCTACAGGACAACAAG GGTGAGACTGCTCTGTTCCTCTCCGCCCTCCACGGTTGCTACGACACCGCCCGGTTCCTGCTCCTAAACGGGGCCAATCAGGATCTGTCTGATCGCAGAGGACGCCGGGCACTGGATGTTGCCCGAGAGGGCATGCATCATCAAGTCCTGGAGCTCCTATTAGCTCACAGGGTTCAGAGAGGGCCTATTCCTATGGAGCAAGCCAATGATATGCTGTGGGATGAGCGTGCCTTGCTGTATAGCCAATGGGTGAATTCCCCTGGGCTCCCTGGGAGAAGTGCCTCCTTCTCTGGTGTCATAGGGCATCGGGATACGTCTTCGCCTCCACCAAG TGATTGGTCAATGGGCAGAGTGCAGTGCCCTTCCCCTCAGAACTGGCGGCCACAGCTCAACCAATCAGTGACCGCACTGGTCACCCCAAGAATCATGGGGCGTCCCCCACGGCCAATCAGCACTCTGCAGGAAGTTACCTCAGAGGACGAAGATCGTGAAAGGCCCCAGGAAGTCCCGAGAGCAGCGACACCGCACTTCCTGTTACCCCAGCCTGCTCCTCGACAGCGGTCCTTCTCCTGTACCCAGAATGCAATGCAGCGTCGCTCCAGTTCACAGCAGCCCGAACCGACTTATGTTGCCTTATCAGAGAAAATTGCCAATGAGCCCATAGAAAGAGTGATCGTAGTCCCTCCTACAGATGCTCCCACCCAATCAAATCGTAGATCAATAGTCGATAGTAGCGATAACCCCAACAGGGCGGCGCCAGAGATTGAAACAGCAAGTTTTAAAAAGGCAGACCAGAAAGCCCGAAATGAGAAGCTAAATAACCACATGCCCGACTCTAAACAAACAGCTTTGTAA
- the LOC139392698 gene encoding neurogenic locus notch homolog protein 1-like isoform X5, which produces MMLVLWTAVLLGLSRWCRAAASPGGDPWAQCPSRQCKATFGDGSCDKECTEPECLRDGFDCLRDKGHCNSGHIHYCRDHYANSYCDQGCESAACGWDGSDCHRHHSPLWAKGTLLLHTHVPLQHGTFSNSSLLWALSTLLQTPLKLRGMVPLDPSKDLFTFNSQQLENLLAQASSDDSNGSLLFLQVDNRPCSSLPYTCFPYAIEAANFLRAATLSTRVSVPSHPELKAIISVRGVGEEIGGREEDPVEEKEETNGATPPWLWAVIGVATGLVLALVLMVVLAIRRVRRRRAEREGGERVRHRSTVTENDSGANVAKAWAQHTPHREQRGRTGREKDRNGIKKKKAKEAEKKRRRDPLGEDAIRLRPLKKDLDIGSDTDFTQSSMEDINRSICDHRTQEQKHYRSPPSHPQSPTQPPPRGWERNAVPSTQHRTPNQSGSVQWCGPDGSVVLIRAVRSGLDRVVLELLRAGVPVNNTDHTGRSALHWASSVNHLSLTRTLTRYGAAVDLQDNKGETALFLSALHGCYDTARFLLLNGANQDLSDRRGRRALDVAREGMHHQVLELLLAHRVQRGPIPMEQANDMLWDERALLYSQWVNSPGLPGRSASFSGVIGHRDTSSPPPSDWSMGRVQCPSPQNWRPQLNQSVTALVTPRIMGRPPRPISTLQEVTSEDEDRERPQEVPRAATPHFLLPQPAPRQRSFSCTQNAMQRRSSSQQPEPTYVALSEKIANEPIERVIVVPPTDAPTQSNRRSIVDSSDNPNRAAPEIETASFKKADQKARNEKLNNHMPDSKQTAL; this is translated from the exons ATGATGCTGGTGCTGTGGACAGCTGTTCTGTTGGGTTTGAGCAGGTGGTGTCGAG CAGCAGCATCTCCCGGTGGTGACCCCTGGGCCCAGTGTCCATCCAGACAGTGTAAGGCCACGTTTGGAGATGGGTCATGTGATAAAGAGTGCACCGAGCCTGAGTGTCTGAGGGACGGGTTCGACTGTCTGAGGGACAAAGGACACTGCAA CTCAGGCCACATCCACTACTGCCGAGACCACTATGCCAACTCTTACTGTGACCAGGGCTGTGAAAGCGCCGCCTGTGGCTGGGACGGGAGTGACTGTCACAGGCACCACAGCCCTCTGTGGGCTAAGGGTACCCTGCTCCTGCACACCCACGTCCCCCTGCAACACGGCACATTTTCCAACAGTTCCCTTCTCTGGGCCCTCAGCACCCTCCTGCAGACGCCCCTCAAATTGCGCGGCATGGTGCCCCTTGACCCCAGCAAGGACCTCTTCACCTTTAATTCCCAGCAGCTCGAGAACCTGCTGGCTCAAGCTTCCTCGGATGACTCAAATGG CTCTCTCCTATTCCTGCAAGTGGATAACAGGCCGTGTTCCAGTCTTCCTTATACCTGTTTCCCGTACGCCATTGAAGCAGCTAACTTCCTGCGGGCTGCTACGTTGTCGACTCGTGTGTCGGTCCCCTCTCACCCAGAATTAAAGGCCATTATTAGTGTAAGAGGGGTTGGGGAGGaaataggggggagagaggaggacccAGTTGAGGAAAAAGAGGAAACTAATG GAGCAACACCTCCATGGCTATGGGCTGTGATTGGCGTGGCAACGGGCCTGGTACTGGCTTTGGTCTTGATGGTTGTCTTGGCGATCAGAAGGGTGAGACGACGACgagcggagagggagggaggagagagggttaggcaCAGATCCACTGTCACTGAGAATGACAGCGGAGCCAATGTGGCCAAGGCATGGGCACAGCACACACCCCACCGAGAGCAGAGgggcaggacagggagagagaaagacaggaatgGGATAAAGAAGAAGAAAGCAAAGGAGGCTGAGAAGAAAAGACGCAGAGATCCACTGGGGGAGGATGCCATTCGACTGCG GCCCCTGAAAAAGGACCTGGATATTGGAAGTGACACTGACTTTACACAGAGCTCTATGGAGGACATCAACAGGTCCATCTGTGACCACCGAACGCAAGAGCAGAAGCACTACCGCAGCCCTCCGAGCCACCCACAATCACCCACACAAC CTCCCCCAAGAGGATGGGAGAGAAATGCTGTCCCGTCTACACAACACAGAACACCCAATCAA tctggttcggttcagtggTGTGGTCCAGATGGGTCAGTTGTCCTGATTCGTGCGGTCCGGAGTGGGCTTGACCGTGTGGTTCTGGAGCTGCTACGAGCTGGGGTGCCGGTCAACAACACCGACCACACTG GGAGATCAGCCCTCCACTGGGCATCCTCAGTTAACCACCTCTCCTTGACAAGAACCCTCACTCGCTACGGTGCTGCTGTGGACCTACAGGACAACAAG GGTGAGACTGCTCTGTTCCTCTCCGCCCTCCACGGTTGCTACGACACCGCCCGGTTCCTGCTCCTAAACGGGGCCAATCAGGATCTGTCTGATCGCAGAGGACGCCGGGCACTGGATGTTGCCCGAGAGGGCATGCATCATCAAGTCCTGGAGCTCCTATTAGCTCACAGGGTTCAGAGAGGGCCTATTCCTATGGAGCAAGCCAATGATATGCTGTGGGATGAGCGTGCCTTGCTGTATAGCCAATGGGTGAATTCCCCTGGGCTCCCTGGGAGAAGTGCCTCCTTCTCTGGTGTCATAGGGCATCGGGATACGTCTTCGCCTCCACCAAG TGATTGGTCAATGGGCAGAGTGCAGTGCCCTTCCCCTCAGAACTGGCGGCCACAGCTCAACCAATCAGTGACCGCACTGGTCACCCCAAGAATCATGGGGCGTCCCCCACGGCCAATCAGCACTCTGCAGGAAGTTACCTCAGAGGACGAAGATCGTGAAAGGCCCCAGGAAGTCCCGAGAGCAGCGACACCGCACTTCCTGTTACCCCAGCCTGCTCCTCGACAGCGGTCCTTCTCCTGTACCCAGAATGCAATGCAGCGTCGCTCCAGTTCACAGCAGCCCGAACCGACTTATGTTGCCTTATCAGAGAAAATTGCCAATGAGCCCATAGAAAGAGTGATCGTAGTCCCTCCTACAGATGCTCCCACCCAATCAAATCGTAGATCAATAGTCGATAGTAGCGATAACCCCAACAGGGCGGCGCCAGAGATTGAAACAGCAAGTTTTAAAAAGGCAGACCAGAAAGCCCGAAATGAGAAGCTAAATAACCACATGCCCGACTCTAAACAAACAGCTTTGTAA
- the LOC139392698 gene encoding neurogenic locus notch homolog protein 1-like isoform X1, with translation MMLVLWTAVLLGLSRWCRASPLSLSITFLIARVTTSDLHPVPAHSISCCYSPLLETSCLCQASYFPFHGSCQGHTFHSLPGLHVAAASPGGDPWAQCPSRQCKATFGDGSCDKECTEPECLRDGFDCLRDKGHCNSGHIHYCRDHYANSYCDQGCESAACGWDGSDCHRHHSPLWAKGTLLLHTHVPLQHGTFSNSSLLWALSTLLQTPLKLRGMVPLDPSKDLFTFNSQQLENLLAQASSDDSNGSLLFLQVDNRPCSSLPYTCFPYAIEAANFLRAATLSTRVSVPSHPELKAIISVRGVGEEIGGREEDPVEEKEETNGATPPWLWAVIGVATGLVLALVLMVVLAIRRVRRRRAEREGGERVRHRSTVTENDSGANVAKAWAQHTPHREQRGRTGREKDRNGIKKKKAKEAEKKRRRDPLGEDAIRLRPLKKDLDIGSDTDFTQSSMEDINRSICDHRTQEQKHYRSPPSHPQSPTQPPPRGWERNAVPSTQHRTPNQSGSVQWCGPDGSVVLIRAVRSGLDRVVLELLRAGVPVNNTDHTGRSALHWASSVNHLSLTRTLTRYGAAVDLQDNKGETALFLSALHGCYDTARFLLLNGANQDLSDRRGRRALDVAREGMHHQVLELLLAHRVQRGPIPMEQANDMLWDERALLYSQWVNSPGLPGRSASFSGVIGHRDTSSPPPSDWSMGRVQCPSPQNWRPQLNQSVTALVTPRIMGRPPRPISTLQEVTSEDEDRERPQEVPRAATPHFLLPQPAPRQRSFSCTQNAMQRRSSSQQPEPTYVALSEKIANEPIERVIVVPPTDAPTQSNRRSIVDSSDNPNRAAPEIETASFKKADQKARNEKLNNHMPDSKQTAL, from the exons ATGATGCTGGTGCTGTGGACAGCTGTTCTGTTGGGTTTGAGCAGGTGGTGTCGAG CCTCTCCATTGTCCCTCTCCATTACATTCCTCATCGCCAGGGTGACGACCTCCGACCTTCATCCAGTCCCAGCCCACTCTATTTCCTGTTGCTATTCGCCTCTCCTGGAGACTTCCTGTTTGTGTCAGGCCTCCTATTTCCCGTTTCATGGTTCATGCCAAGGACACACCTTTCATAGCCTGCCTGGCCTGCATG TAGCAGCAGCATCTCCCGGTGGTGACCCCTGGGCCCAGTGTCCATCCAGACAGTGTAAGGCCACGTTTGGAGATGGGTCATGTGATAAAGAGTGCACCGAGCCTGAGTGTCTGAGGGACGGGTTCGACTGTCTGAGGGACAAAGGACACTGCAA CTCAGGCCACATCCACTACTGCCGAGACCACTATGCCAACTCTTACTGTGACCAGGGCTGTGAAAGCGCCGCCTGTGGCTGGGACGGGAGTGACTGTCACAGGCACCACAGCCCTCTGTGGGCTAAGGGTACCCTGCTCCTGCACACCCACGTCCCCCTGCAACACGGCACATTTTCCAACAGTTCCCTTCTCTGGGCCCTCAGCACCCTCCTGCAGACGCCCCTCAAATTGCGCGGCATGGTGCCCCTTGACCCCAGCAAGGACCTCTTCACCTTTAATTCCCAGCAGCTCGAGAACCTGCTGGCTCAAGCTTCCTCGGATGACTCAAATGG CTCTCTCCTATTCCTGCAAGTGGATAACAGGCCGTGTTCCAGTCTTCCTTATACCTGTTTCCCGTACGCCATTGAAGCAGCTAACTTCCTGCGGGCTGCTACGTTGTCGACTCGTGTGTCGGTCCCCTCTCACCCAGAATTAAAGGCCATTATTAGTGTAAGAGGGGTTGGGGAGGaaataggggggagagaggaggacccAGTTGAGGAAAAAGAGGAAACTAATG GAGCAACACCTCCATGGCTATGGGCTGTGATTGGCGTGGCAACGGGCCTGGTACTGGCTTTGGTCTTGATGGTTGTCTTGGCGATCAGAAGGGTGAGACGACGACgagcggagagggagggaggagagagggttaggcaCAGATCCACTGTCACTGAGAATGACAGCGGAGCCAATGTGGCCAAGGCATGGGCACAGCACACACCCCACCGAGAGCAGAGgggcaggacagggagagagaaagacaggaatgGGATAAAGAAGAAGAAAGCAAAGGAGGCTGAGAAGAAAAGACGCAGAGATCCACTGGGGGAGGATGCCATTCGACTGCG GCCCCTGAAAAAGGACCTGGATATTGGAAGTGACACTGACTTTACACAGAGCTCTATGGAGGACATCAACAGGTCCATCTGTGACCACCGAACGCAAGAGCAGAAGCACTACCGCAGCCCTCCGAGCCACCCACAATCACCCACACAAC CTCCCCCAAGAGGATGGGAGAGAAATGCTGTCCCGTCTACACAACACAGAACACCCAATCAA tctggttcggttcagtggTGTGGTCCAGATGGGTCAGTTGTCCTGATTCGTGCGGTCCGGAGTGGGCTTGACCGTGTGGTTCTGGAGCTGCTACGAGCTGGGGTGCCGGTCAACAACACCGACCACACTG GGAGATCAGCCCTCCACTGGGCATCCTCAGTTAACCACCTCTCCTTGACAAGAACCCTCACTCGCTACGGTGCTGCTGTGGACCTACAGGACAACAAG GGTGAGACTGCTCTGTTCCTCTCCGCCCTCCACGGTTGCTACGACACCGCCCGGTTCCTGCTCCTAAACGGGGCCAATCAGGATCTGTCTGATCGCAGAGGACGCCGGGCACTGGATGTTGCCCGAGAGGGCATGCATCATCAAGTCCTGGAGCTCCTATTAGCTCACAGGGTTCAGAGAGGGCCTATTCCTATGGAGCAAGCCAATGATATGCTGTGGGATGAGCGTGCCTTGCTGTATAGCCAATGGGTGAATTCCCCTGGGCTCCCTGGGAGAAGTGCCTCCTTCTCTGGTGTCATAGGGCATCGGGATACGTCTTCGCCTCCACCAAG TGATTGGTCAATGGGCAGAGTGCAGTGCCCTTCCCCTCAGAACTGGCGGCCACAGCTCAACCAATCAGTGACCGCACTGGTCACCCCAAGAATCATGGGGCGTCCCCCACGGCCAATCAGCACTCTGCAGGAAGTTACCTCAGAGGACGAAGATCGTGAAAGGCCCCAGGAAGTCCCGAGAGCAGCGACACCGCACTTCCTGTTACCCCAGCCTGCTCCTCGACAGCGGTCCTTCTCCTGTACCCAGAATGCAATGCAGCGTCGCTCCAGTTCACAGCAGCCCGAACCGACTTATGTTGCCTTATCAGAGAAAATTGCCAATGAGCCCATAGAAAGAGTGATCGTAGTCCCTCCTACAGATGCTCCCACCCAATCAAATCGTAGATCAATAGTCGATAGTAGCGATAACCCCAACAGGGCGGCGCCAGAGATTGAAACAGCAAGTTTTAAAAAGGCAGACCAGAAAGCCCGAAATGAGAAGCTAAATAACCACATGCCCGACTCTAAACAAACAGCTTTGTAA